In Clostridium sporogenes, one genomic interval encodes:
- the cas6 gene encoding CRISPR-associated endoribonuclease Cas6: protein MRTIIFFSTVIGMLSYYELLLEIKLSKDIHFSKSYEMLSKFFNRVMLTDNYLKTLHKKKEVKPYSFSGLYPVATNQIYKRNTLYKIRIRSFDPEFICAMQFSLSQIQDNNINIISIKFIKNQQQFITELVSINPVIFSIWEKQNYWQIGDNIDLLGKQLTNNLLHKHNTISCNKLTTQDTIFHCLSITNNKTIYIPYKKGLLLGNKLKIQVKEDDISQTLATVALGAGIGEKNSIGMGFCYGH from the coding sequence TTGAGAACTATTATATTTTTCTCAACAGTGATAGGCATGTTATCTTATTACGAATTATTATTAGAAATTAAATTAAGTAAGGATATACATTTTAGTAAATCTTATGAGATGTTATCTAAATTTTTTAATAGAGTAATGTTGACAGATAATTATCTTAAAACATTACATAAAAAGAAAGAGGTAAAACCATATTCTTTTTCTGGACTGTATCCAGTAGCGACAAATCAAATTTATAAAAGAAATACCCTATATAAAATTAGAATTAGAAGTTTTGATCCAGAATTTATTTGTGCTATGCAATTCTCATTAAGCCAAATACAAGACAATAATATAAATATAATATCTATTAAATTTATAAAAAACCAGCAACAATTTATTACTGAATTAGTATCAATAAATCCTGTTATTTTTTCAATTTGGGAAAAGCAGAACTACTGGCAAATAGGTGATAATATTGACTTGTTAGGGAAACAATTGACTAATAACTTATTACATAAACATAATACTATATCTTGTAATAAACTTACAACACAAGATACAATATTTCACTGTTTAAGCATTACTAATAATAAGACTATTTATATTCCCTATAAAAAAGGATTATTGTTAGGTAATAAATTAAAAATCCAAGTCAAAGAAGATGATATATCTCAAACACTTGCTACTGTAGCACTCGGAGCAGGTATTGGTGAAAAGAATAGCATTGGTATGGGATTTTGTTATGGCCATTAA
- a CDS encoding SEC-C metal-binding domain-containing protein, producing MRICTNCSEHVAIYNDDIDKCPICGRNLEIKLIDDDTESNTINVHIDFSYKECDCGNKLSYNEISCKQCGKSQEIENDSVDPKVKLRKEKFKDILTLINDSDLCIKNLRRNIHNGSVNRTLIEDFVAYIQIKLYELEKLTEKKLFKNISFNSDVIEKKEIENKIGEIKEYIINIYKIYEELLILEAPYVWENAFIRLCNTVRNFLDVNKLIIFSIVANTLAEACKNVELAQQKLDSASEEIDMLSNMLNIKALEEDFEMFKDGNLNIPVIMLMVLAGNTEHNQIEIKFNEVQFSAYRYFKDFLPNEFQYYNSLETPILFKLASYKFMGMTSFIESKFIEKVKVVSDLFEKAKDINGIKLKEFMNIYTSKYVYALEIVNDVTQDYILNFSYCKNKKMLVRNALNSYKDLSEGVYKDVSSLLIACAYIIDKKDINYEYILEWMGFPDKLEYLKNKKKLKLHKLTDGVEKILRHSAAHVDYYIDDINKMIILRNKISNRKDKEKIGEIEEIKYTYEEFYRVQLALQETIFSIMAGIDIFCANNYYDFDNFLLNVDKEVGDLPDKNLLEYTFPFYGIIDIHLEEILKDNKTILVVKGVSIERKDRELLEKCISCASPIVKKRNELDKIIIELVDDNNIKIGSVEIIFKYMKKYFEVNAEYKKYESLLSMMTTRINYEYNNDYIESVDNYGTKFISAILQWCLDLMEKLNETTNTINNKDIYANELTKIKKEFEYSINTINEFKSFVKDDRFLDHIESILNNFVNAINKKIEVKCNNSIINIYQADYLYQNAFYQVTNVFAALADNEKIGPLLNDSSNNRDNVKIKVGRNDPCPCGSGKKYKKCCLRK from the coding sequence GTGCGTATATGTACAAACTGTAGTGAACATGTAGCAATTTATAATGATGATATTGATAAATGTCCTATATGTGGAAGAAATTTAGAAATTAAATTAATAGATGATGATACTGAAAGCAATACTATTAATGTTCATATTGATTTTTCATATAAAGAATGTGATTGCGGCAATAAGCTAAGTTATAATGAGATATCTTGTAAACAATGTGGCAAATCACAAGAAATAGAGAATGATTCTGTAGATCCTAAAGTTAAATTAAGAAAAGAAAAATTTAAAGATATTTTAACTTTAATTAATGATTCAGATTTATGTATAAAAAATTTAAGAAGAAATATACATAATGGTTCAGTTAATAGAACATTGATTGAAGATTTTGTTGCATATATTCAAATTAAACTCTATGAATTAGAAAAATTGACAGAGAAAAAGCTATTTAAAAACATATCATTTAATAGCGATGTAATAGAGAAGAAAGAAATCGAAAATAAAATAGGTGAAATTAAAGAATATATTATAAATATATATAAGATTTATGAAGAATTATTGATTTTAGAAGCCCCATATGTATGGGAGAATGCTTTTATAAGGTTATGCAATACTGTTAGAAATTTTCTGGATGTCAATAAATTAATTATATTTAGTATAGTAGCTAATACATTAGCCGAAGCTTGTAAAAATGTGGAATTGGCGCAACAAAAATTAGATTCTGCTAGTGAAGAAATAGATATGCTTTCAAATATGCTTAATATAAAGGCGCTTGAAGAAGATTTTGAAATGTTTAAGGATGGAAATCTTAATATACCTGTAATTATGCTTATGGTACTAGCAGGTAATACTGAGCATAACCAAATAGAAATAAAGTTTAATGAAGTGCAGTTTAGTGCTTATAGATATTTTAAAGACTTTTTACCTAATGAATTTCAATATTATAATTCGTTAGAAACTCCTATATTATTTAAACTAGCATCTTATAAATTTATGGGTATGACATCTTTTATAGAAAGTAAATTCATAGAAAAGGTTAAAGTTGTTAGTGATTTGTTTGAGAAAGCTAAAGATATTAATGGTATTAAATTAAAAGAATTTATGAATATATATACTTCTAAATATGTATATGCTTTAGAAATAGTGAATGATGTAACTCAAGACTATATATTAAACTTTTCTTATTGTAAAAATAAAAAAATGTTAGTTAGAAATGCATTGAATTCTTATAAAGATTTGAGCGAAGGCGTATATAAGGATGTCTCATCATTACTTATAGCATGTGCTTATATAATAGATAAAAAAGATATTAATTATGAATATATTTTAGAATGGATGGGATTCCCTGATAAATTAGAATATTTAAAAAATAAAAAGAAGCTAAAACTTCATAAATTAACTGATGGTGTTGAAAAAATTTTAAGACATTCAGCAGCTCATGTAGATTATTATATAGATGATATAAATAAAATGATTATACTAAGAAACAAAATAAGTAATAGAAAAGATAAAGAAAAGATAGGAGAAATAGAAGAAATAAAATATACATATGAAGAGTTTTATAGAGTGCAATTAGCACTACAAGAAACAATATTTTCAATAATGGCAGGAATAGATATTTTCTGTGCTAACAACTACTATGATTTTGATAACTTTTTATTAAATGTAGATAAAGAAGTAGGGGATTTACCAGATAAAAACTTGTTAGAGTATACATTCCCTTTCTACGGAATAATAGATATTCATTTAGAAGAAATTCTTAAAGATAATAAAACAATTTTAGTTGTTAAAGGGGTTAGTATAGAGAGAAAAGATAGAGAATTATTAGAAAAGTGTATATCATGTGCTTCTCCTATAGTTAAGAAAAGAAATGAACTAGACAAGATAATTATAGAATTAGTTGATGATAATAATATTAAGATAGGTTCAGTAGAAATAATTTTTAAGTATATGAAGAAATATTTTGAAGTTAATGCTGAATATAAAAAATATGAATCATTATTATCAATGATGACTACAAGAATTAATTATGAATATAATAATGATTATATCGAATCTGTTGATAATTATGGAACTAAATTTATTTCCGCTATATTACAATGGTGCTTAGACTTAATGGAAAAATTGAACGAAACAACTAATACAATAAATAATAAAGATATTTATGCTAATGAACTAACAAAAATTAAAAAAGAATTTGAATATAGCATAAATACTATAAATGAATTTAAATCTTTCGTGAAAGATGATAGATTTTTGGATCATATAGAAAGTATATTAAATAATTTTGTGAATGCTATAAACAAAAAAATAGAAGTAAAATGTAATAATTCTATTATTAATATTTATCAAGCGGATTACTTATATCAAAACGCTTTTTATCAAGTTACTAATGTTTTTGCAGCTTTAGCAGATAATGAAAAAATTGGGCCTTTATTAAATGATAGTAGTAATAACAGAGATAATGTGAAAATAAAGGTAGGAAGGAATGATCCTTGTCCTTGTGGCAGTGGTAAGAAATATAAAAAATGTTGCCTTAGAAAATAA
- a CDS encoding SPFH domain-containing protein yields the protein MKILFIIFILFLLITTIIASIKIVNTGYVYVVERLGKYHRTLEPGWHIIIPYVDFVRQKVSTKQQILDIEPQSVITKDNVNISIDNVIFYKILDPKAAVYNIENYQAGIVYSSITNMRNIVGNMTLDEILSTGRKEINKKLLAIIDEVTDAYGIKVFSVEVKGIVPPRDILASMEKQLKAERDKRAMILQSEGEKQAAIYKAEGLKESAILNAEAEKEANIRRAEGLRESQLLEAEGKAKAISQIAKAEADAIRNVNASIIESGTNETVIALKQVEALKEMAKGPANKLILPNETLSSLGNIAAISDIIKNKDM from the coding sequence ATGAAGATTTTATTTATAATTTTTATATTATTTTTATTGATAACAACAATAATAGCATCAATAAAGATAGTGAATACAGGCTACGTATATGTTGTGGAAAGACTAGGAAAGTATCATAGAACATTAGAACCAGGGTGGCATATTATAATACCATATGTTGACTTTGTTAGGCAAAAAGTATCCACTAAGCAACAGATATTGGATATAGAGCCTCAAAGTGTTATAACAAAAGATAATGTCAATATATCTATAGATAATGTAATTTTTTATAAGATATTAGATCCTAAAGCAGCAGTATATAATATAGAAAATTATCAAGCCGGGATAGTATATTCATCTATAACAAATATGAGAAATATTGTTGGAAATATGACTTTGGATGAGATATTATCAACTGGTAGAAAAGAAATAAATAAAAAATTATTAGCTATTATAGATGAGGTAACAGATGCATATGGTATAAAGGTGTTTAGTGTAGAAGTTAAGGGAATAGTGCCACCACGTGATATCTTAGCATCTATGGAAAAACAATTAAAAGCTGAAAGAGATAAAAGGGCTATGATACTACAATCAGAAGGTGAAAAACAAGCCGCTATATATAAAGCAGAAGGGTTAAAGGAATCTGCTATTCTAAATGCCGAAGCAGAGAAAGAAGCTAATATAAGGAGAGCAGAAGGATTAAGAGAATCTCAATTATTAGAAGCTGAAGGTAAGGCAAAAGCAATATCACAAATAGCTAAAGCAGAAGCAGATGCTATAAGAAATGTTAATGCTTCTATAATAGAATCAGGAACTAACGAAACGGTTATTGCATTAAAACAAGTAGAAGCATTAAAAGAGATGGCCAAGGGTCCAGCTAATAAATTAATACTTCCAAATGAAACATTATCTTCATTAGGAAATATTGCAGCTATTAGTGATATTATAAAAAATAAAGATATGTAA
- a CDS encoding PspC domain-containing protein, with product MKKKFMKSNNKKIYGVCGGIAEYLGIDATTLRLIWCATILLRGIGGILYLLCAILMPQYDPEYGTELNFK from the coding sequence ATGAAGAAAAAATTTATGAAATCAAATAATAAAAAAATATATGGAGTATGTGGCGGAATAGCAGAATATTTGGGAATAGATGCTACAACTCTTAGGTTAATATGGTGTGCCACTATATTATTAAGAGGCATAGGAGGAATTTTATATCTATTGTGTGCAATATTAATGCCGCAATATGATCCAGAATATGGTACAGAGTTAAATTTCAAATAA